One part of the Solanum dulcamara chromosome 3, daSolDulc1.2, whole genome shotgun sequence genome encodes these proteins:
- the LOC129882034 gene encoding ABC transporter B family member 1, with translation MSQDSEEIKTIEHWKWSEMQGLELVVSEDKNSNTPTTTTTTNNHQFQETKMEVKKEEGGDVEKPSTPPPAVGFGELFRFADGLDCVLMTIGSLGAFVHGCSLPLFLRFFADLVNSFGSYANDVDKMTQEVLKYAFYFLVVGAAIWASSWAEISCWMWTGERQTTKMRIKYLEAALNQDIQYFDTEVRTSDVVSAINTDAVVVQDAISEKLGNFIHYMATFLSGFVVGFTAVWQLALVTLAVVPLIAVIGAIYTMTSAKLSSQSQESLSKAGNIVEQTVVQIRTVLAFVGEAKALQAYSAALRVSQKIGYKSGFSKGLGLGATYFTVFCCYALLLWYGGYLVRHHFTNGGLAIATMFAVMIGGLALGQSAPSMTAFAKARVAAAKIFRIIDHKPSVDRNAKTGLELDTVSGQLELKNVEFSYPSRPEIKILNNFNLIVPAGKTIALVGSSGSGKSTVVSLIERFYDPTSGQLLLDGNDIKTLKLKWLRQQIGLVSQEPALFATSIKENILLGRPDATQIEIEEAARVANAHSFIIKLPDGFDTQVGERGLQLSGGQKQRIAIARAMLKNPAILLLDEATSALDSESEKLVQEALDRFMIGRTTLVIAHRLSTIRKADLVAVLQQGSVSEIGSHDELMSKGENGMYAKLIKMQETAHETALSNARKSSARPSSARNSVSSPIITRNSSYGRSPYSRRLSDFSTSDFSLSLDAAYSNYRNEKLAFKDQASSFGRLAKMNSPEWTYALIGSIGSVICGSLSAFFAYVLSAVLSVYYNPDHAYMSKQIAKYCYLLIGVSSAALIFNTLQHYYWDVVGENLTKRVREKMLAAVLKMEMAWFDQEENDSSRIAARLSLDANNVRSAIGDRISVIMQNSALMLVACTAGFVLQWRLALVLIGVFPVVVAATVLQKMFMKGFSGDLEAAHAKATQLAGEAVANVRTVAAFNSETKIVNLFDSSLQTPLRRCFWKGQIAGSGYGIAQFLLYASYALGLWYASWLVKHGISDFSKTIRVFMVLMVSANGAAETLTLAPDFIKGGRAMRSVFELLDRKTEVEPDDPDATAVPDRLRGEVEFKHVDFSYPTRPDVSIFRDLNLRARAGKTLALVGPSGCGKSSVIALIERFYEPSSGRVIIDGKDIRKYNLKSLRRHIAVVPQEPCLFATTIYENIAYGHESATEAEITEAATLANAHKFISALPDGYKTFVGERGVQLSGGQKQRIAIARAFLRKAELMLLDEATSALDAESERCVQEALDRACAGKTTIVVAHRLSTIRNAHVIAVIDDGKVAEQGSHSHLLKNYSDGIYARMIQLQRFTHGEAVNMATGSTSSVRSKEDQD, from the exons ATGTCACAAGATTCTGAGGAGATAAAGACCATTGAACATTGGAAATGGTCTGAAATGCAAGGCCTTGAACTAGTTGTCTCTGAAGACAAAAATTCAAACACccccacaacaacaacaacaacaaataatcatcaatttcaaGAAACAAAAATGGAggttaaaaaagaagaaggggGTGATGTGGAAAAGCCAAGTACACCTCCACCTGCAGTTGGTTTTGGTGAACTTTTCAGATTTGCTGATGGTTTGGATTGTGTACTAATGACAATTGGTTCACTTGGTGCTTTTGTTCATGGATGTTCTTTGCCTttgtttcttagattctttgcTGATCTTGTTAATTCTTTTGGCTCTTATGCTAATGATGTTGATAAGATGACTCAAGAAGTTTTAAAG TATGCATTTTACTTTCTTGTAGTTGGTGCTGCAATATGGGCATCTTCATGGGCAG AGATATCATGCTGGATGTGGACTGGTGAGAGACAAACAACAAAGATGAGGATCAAATACTTAGAGGCTGCTTTgaaccaagatattcaatattttgataCTGAAGTTAGAACTTCTGATGTTGTTTCTGCAATTAACACTGATGCTGTAGTGGTCCAAGATGCCATTAGTGAGAAG TTGGGTAATTTCATTCATTATATGGCTACATTTTTGTCTGGATTTGTGGTGGGATTTACAGCAGTGTGGCAATTAGCTCTAGTTACTCTTGCTGTAGTTCCTCTTATTGCTGTAATTGGTGCTATCTACACTATGACATCAGCCAAATTGTCAAGTCAAAGTCAAGAATCACTTTCAAAAGCAGGGAACATTGTTGAAcag ACAGTTGTTCAAATTCGGACGGTATTGGCGTTTGTTGGTGAGGCAAAAGCATTGCAAGCATACTCAGCAGCACTTAGAGTTTCTCAAAAGATTGGATATAAGAGTGGATTTTCAAAAGGATTAGGACTTGGAGCTACATATTTTACTGTCTTTTGTTGTTATGCTTTACTTTTATGGTATGGGGGCTATTTAGTTAGGCATCATTTCACCAATGGAGGACTTGCCATAGCAACAATGTTTGCAGTCATGATAGGTGGATT GGCTTTGGGACAATCTGCACCTAGCATGACTGCATTTGCAAAGGCTAGAGTTGCTGCTGCCAAGATTTTCCGAATCATCGATCATAAACCGAGTGTTGACAGAAACGCCAAGACGGGTTTGGAGTTAGACACTGTTAGTGGCCAACTAGAGCTTAAAAATGTTGAATTCTCTTATCCTTCAAGGCCAGAAATCAAGATTCTGAACAATTTCAACCTCATTGTTCCTGCTGGAAAGACCATTGCTTTAGTCGGAAGTAGTGGTTCTGGGAAAAGCACTGTGGTCTCCCTTATCGAAAGATTTTATGATCCCACCTCAG GACAACTTCTGCTCGATGGAAATGACATAAAGACGCTGAAATTGAAATGGCTGAGGCAGCAAATTGGCCTTGTGAGCCAAGAACCAGCACTTTTCGCGACAAGCATCAAAGAAAACATACTATTAGGAAGGCCAGATGCAACACAAATTGAGATTGAAGAAGCTGCTAGAGTTGCCAATGCCcattctttcataatcaaactTCCTGATGGCTTTGATACTCAG GTAGGGGAGAGAGGATTACAATTATCGGGTGGACAGAAGCAGAGAATTGCTATAGCGAGGGCCATGCTTAAGAATCCAGCTATCCTTCTCTTAGATGAGGCAACTAGTGCTTTAGATTCCGAGTCAGAAAAGCTAGTGCAGGAGGCTCTAGACAGGTTCATGATCGGACGAACGACTCTTGTGATTGCTCATCGCCTGTCTACTATCCGGAAGGCTGACCTGGTGGCTGTACTTCAACAAGGCAGTGTCTCAGAAATTGGAAGCCACGATGAGCTTATGAGTAAAGGAGAGAATGGTATGTATGCCAAGCTCATCAAAATGCAAGAAACGGCTCATGAAACTGCTCTTAGTAATGCCAGAAAGAGCAGTGCAAG GCCCTCGAGTGCAAGGAACTCCGTAAGCTCACCAATCATCACTAGAAACTCTTCCTACGGTCGATCACCATACTCCCGTCGGTTGTCTGACTTTTCTACCTCGGACTTCAGCCTCTCCCTTGATGCTGCATATTCTAATTACCGAAATGAAAAGCTTGCATTCAAGGACCAAGCTAGTTCGTTTGGCCGCCTTGCAAAAATGAACTCTCCTGAGTGGACTTACGCTTTGATTGGTTCTATAGGTTCTGTCATCTGTGGTTCACTTAGTGCTTTCTTTGCATACGTCTTGAGTGCTGTTCTTAGCGTATACTACAATCCGGACCATGCCTACATGAGCAAACAAATCGCGAAATACTGTTATCTTTTGATTGGAGTTTCATCAGCTGCACTCATTTTCAATACTCTACAGCATTACTACTGGGATGTAGTGGGGGAGAATTTGACCAAACGGGTGAGAGAGAAAATGCTGGCAGCAGTGCTTAAAATGGAAATGGCATGGTTCGATCAGGAAGAGAACGATAGTTCAAGAATTGCGGCCAGGCTCTCTCTGGATGCCAACAATGTTAGATCTGCCATCGGGGATAGAATCTCTGTCATTATGCAGAACTCAGCTCTCATGCTAGTCGCATGCACTGCAGGATTCGTATTGCAGTGGCGTCTGGCCCTCGTCCTCATTGGTGTCTTCCCCGTGGTCGTTGCAGCAACAGTTTTACAG AAAATGTTCATGAAGGGATTCTCAGGAGACTTAGAAGCTGCTCATGCTAAAGCCACACAACTTGCTGGAGAAGCTGTAGCTAATGTAAGAACAGTTGCTGCCTTTAATTCGGAAACGAAAATAGTCAACCTTTTCGATTCCAGCCTCCAGACTCCGCTTAGGCGTTGCTTCTGGAAGGGGCAGATTGCGGGAAGTGGTTATGGGATTGCTCAATTCTTGCTTTATGCTTCCTATGCCCTTGGCCTTTGGTATGCCTCCTGGCTTGTCAAGCACGGGATCTCTGACTTCTCAAAGACTATCCGTGTTTTCATGGTCCTCATGGTTTCTGCTAATGGTGCAGCCGAAACATTGACCTTAGCCCCTGACTTCATCAAGGGTGGCAGAGCAATGCGTTCTGTTTTCGAACTCCTTGACCGTAAAACAGAAGTTGAGCCGGATGATCCTGATGCAACCGCTGTCCCTGATCGTCTTCGTGGTGAAGTGGAATTTAAGCATGTAGACTTCTCATATCCCACTAGGCCTGACGTGTCAATTTTCCGTGATTTGAATCTTCGTGCTCGAGCTGGAAAGACTCTTGCTCTAGTTGGACCAAGTGGATGTGGAAAGAGCTCAGTCATTGCACTTATAGAGCGGTTTTACGAGCCATCATCCGGACGTGTCATCATCGATGGCAAGGATATTCGGAAGTACAACCTTAAATCTCTGAGAAGACACATTGCTGTAGTGCCACAAGAACCTTGCCTCTTTGCTACCACCATCTATGAAAACATCGCGTATGGACATGAATCAGCAACCGAAGCTGAGATAACCGAAGCAGCAACCTTGGCAAACGCCCACAAGTTCATATCTGCATTGCCTGATGGCTACAAAACATTTGTCGGAGAAAGGGGAGTTCAATTGTCTGGTGGACAAAAGCAAAGAATCGCCATTGCTCGTGCTTTCCTAAGGAAAGCAGAGCTAATGCTGCTGGATGAAGCAACAAGTGCACTCGATGCAGAGTCTGAGAGATGTGTACAAGAAGCATTGGATCGCGCTTGTGCAGGTAAGACCACCATTGTTGTTGCACATAGGCTATCCACAATCAGAAATGCACATGTGATCGCGGTCATAGACGATGGGAAAGTAGCAGAACAAGGTTCTCATTCTCATCTGTTGAAAAACTACTCAGACGGTATTTATGCGCGTATGATACAACTACAACGATTTACACACGGAGAAGCTGTGAATATGGCAACAGGATCAACGTCTTCTGTGCGTTCCAAGGAAGATCAAGATTGA